tatgtgcgcaccccaacaaattatctatatatatgagaaaaaaaacaaaataattctcccacccaaaataattgtggttacttcaccaataaacttatactaacaatcaatttaaattgaacttaaggaaatatatagagcaaagtaagataagtcacccaattggcatactaaaacatgagtatatgcaaaactaatgagtttgaggaaaacatgaaccaaccttaagaatgggctaaacatactcatgaagattaaatgtgagctattcatatgctttcatcaatttgactgacatgtgcatcattaaaaaaaaaatagtaaattgtgcatcattcacatacagtgcaaatagtatgcttatacacacagctcaaacatgaagAATAAAAACGGGCAAagtttgagaaatgaatataaattcaggctatcctaagtttcgtaaatttctataaattataccaaaatctggtttagaatggtttcacacgcatggatttctacaaactatactaaaatctggtttaaaaaaatacaaaagcggaagaagaacaatagaaaaaacattacatcagaatcaaaacattatgtcttcaacaatgatttgtctaagggtctatgcaaaaatttgtaaacttttggatcaaaacacacaaaatatgtgaaatttaagaatccaggattgaattacgaataaaggataaactgaaatggcacaaaccatcaatcacaacatgataaactcttcttcacgtaacatcatcttacgacatacctctgtcctgatcgcgacatgtggcagaggtagaaatagtagttatcaaatctctgcgtgtccatggtagctttgtggaccctcagcaccaaaccaactcccttttcttagaattatcattaaataaataataagataaattaaggtaaaatcaagaaataaacaacctaaatcctaatcaaatctaaactttaaaaaggtactaaataaagatagataaaaactaacaaaatctagcaaatcacaataaataactcataaaatcctgaattaaataaaaatatgaaaattcaataaaaataccataaaaattcatttatactctaaaagtaactcaaaaataaaataaattatttcatgaaattaaaattaaaaataaacaataaataaggatagataaaaactatcaaaatctagcaaatcacaataaaaactcataaaatcctgcattaattaaaaatcagaaaattcaataaaaattaattattatactctataaataaatgtaaaatagaagaaaatattttctggaagtaaaattaaataaataataagataaaattaagaaataaacaacataaatcctaatcaaatataaaatttaaaaaggtactaaataaagatagataaaaactaccaagtctagcaaatcacaaataaaaactcataaaatcctaaattaattaaaaatccgaaaatttaagaaaaattaattaatatactctaaaagtaaatctaaaataaaataaagtatttcctggatttaaaataaaataaataataagataaattaaaataaaattaagaaataaacaacctaaatcccaatcgaatctaatattaaaaagggtattaaataaagatacataaaaactaacaaatctagcaaatcacaataaaaactcataaaatcctgaattaataaaaaattcgaaaatacaataaaaattaatcaatatattctaaaaataaatttaaaataaattaaaagaccaaattaaatcttatcttttaaaataatatcaatcaattattttagaatatataaaattaaaacatatatcaattaaaaattatatcttctaaaataatatcaattaattaggttagaatatataaaattaaaacatatatcaattgaaaattatatcctctaacaaattgacacgtggaataatttttatgagaattaatctggtgctgacacatCACTATGAAAATTCttcttttataatatatattgatattgatgattttgtcagAATATGGGCTGAGGCCAAGAGCGGAAAGTTTTAACTAGAAAAGAACGTAtgtattatattaaaaaaatataaaatgtgcagtttatatatatatcgtTTTTTTTTCAAGAAGTTTGGGTTGATCAATATATATTTCGCTTTCTAAAAAAtagttatatattttttaaataacttttaactttatataaaaaatttatccTAAGTTTTAAGGGTTAATGTTGATCAAAccattaaaatattaatattttaaaagaagaatatatttactttaataatatatttttactatttGGAATTTGCTGAATCAGCCCACTAAACTTTCATTTTATGGTTTCTTTTAGAAACAATGTTAATACcatattttctaatatatattttttacacttcttatcattattattttttcaaaaattaacacatttaaaaaaaatatctaagAGATTGTGATCAAGGGAAAATTCTAGATGTTTCAATTTGGCCATTGTCCTTATAGTTAGCCCACCAAGCCCCCTATTACAGTCGTAACTTTTTCAACTCACCATGCCTCAAAGCTTTTTAGCCTTGACCCCTTACAACTGACAGAAGAGGACAAGGCCAATCCACACCCTATCAATTTAATAATCGACTAAAATATGGAGAAAAAAATATAGTTGATAAAAAATGCGATTAAATTacattattaagtttttttaaatgtgattttaaaattaagtgacaaaaaaaagtaattCCCAAATTTTATCACTGAACCCCAATTCCAAATTAACTTGGCGTTGACCCGACGCTGACCAACCCCACTTGAATCGGTGCCTACCTGCCTGACCCGACACCAACCCTCTCGACTTGTTGTTGACTCGCCTTACCCGACATggaccctaaaacctaaactcTAAATCTTACTTGCCCAAATTGGTGTCAACCTTCCCGACCAAATGCCGACTCGTCCAACCTGACGTTGACGTGCATGACTCGCCTTTAACCCTAAAATCATCCTGAACCCTAAAGTTAGTCATCCGAACCCTAAAATAGATCATAAACCCTAAATTCGACCCACTTGGTTTCCCTGCCTAGCTCGACACCGACACGCTTGAATTGGCCCTGACTCTCTTGAACTAACACCGACTCGCCCAATTTGGTGTCGAACCGCTTGACATGACGCCAACTTGATCGACCATACTCGGGTTGTGTTTAGTGTTAATGTTTACATATTAGGGTCTAGGTCAGTCATTACCATTCAGGTGTATGTGAGAAATTTTAACATAAAAGGATCATAATCCATTAACGAGTATAGGAAAATGTTGGGTGATACGACACTCATCACTCGAACACGACCCATAGGACTTGCACAATATCATCatgttaatgttttttttatatcattCAATAAATTGATTAGTTACTATTTTAACTATGTCGTGGCATCTGGCTTGAATACCTTGTACAGGGTTGGGATACCCCTAGTATCCCATATATATTTCatctttgcttataaaaaaaatctatgtCGTGGCATGTTGTCCGCTTATAGATCATGCGATATAGCAAAGTTGAAGAGTAAAAATGTGTATGtctagaaaagaaaagaaaaaacacatgTGCATATTAGTATAATCACATTGAAAGCCAATATTAGCACATGTTTACTCTCTTTAATCTCTTTAATCAATCAGTAATTTACCTTATATTTCTAGAATGTTTACTAGGGTTGGGATACCCGTAGTATCCCCTATATATTTCATCTTTGCTTATAAAAGAAATCTATGTCGTGGCATGTTGTCCGCTTATAGATCCTGCAATATAGCAAAGTTGAAGAGTAAAAATGTGTATgtctagaaaagaaaaaaacacacaTGTGCATATTAGTATAATCACATTGAAAGCCAATATTAGCACATGTTTACTCTCTTTAATCTCTTTAATCAATCAGTAATTTacctttcctcttgtaaaaaaaaaaaatcaattagtaattcattttcctccatCATAGCCAAAATCAACTATGAGAGAGCTCATTCAGTCATTTGAGTAACTTCATTGATTTAGAATTAGAACTTCTGATAGaaaatcaactttttttttatgaatagaTAGAAAATCAACTCTTAGTAAGCTTTATTCTAACTTCTGATATAAAATAAGATGACCTAACCCTGCTATTGAATATATTCTGTGGGCccttatttcaatatttataaaCAGTAAACTagtttcctaattttcttagaGAAGCTTCATTGAAATAAAGCAACCCTGCAAGGCTATAAATATTCCACTCTGTTCCCACAATCCGCACAAGAAGTGTACTTGCATTGCACCATCTTCTACCATGGTTGAAATGAGCAACTCTGAGAAACAACCACAAACTCATATAGCATTACCAATAGTTATAGACATTCCAGTCACCAAAACTCAATCCCATAATCACAACAAGTCTCAAATCCATGTCCAATCTTCTTCAATTCTATCACAAATCCATGCAGGGTATTTCAGAATCAGCTTAGCCCTCTCAAGTCAAGCCTTGTTGTGGAAGGTCCTCATTGAACCAATCGAAGACGCACACGCTcttagaaaaatattttcattcatACCCTCCACTGCTTTCACTTTCCTATGGTATCTAGCCTTGTTCACACTAGTCACACTCTCTTTTCTCTATGTTCTAAGATGTGTGTTTCACTTTGACATGGTGAAAGATGAGTTCTTAAGCCATGTGGGAGTGAACTACCTCTTTGCTCCATGGATTTCATGTCTACTTTTGCTAGAGTCATCACCATTTGTTCCCTCTAATTCACTTAGCCACAGAGTTCTTTGGTGTGTGTTTGTGACTCCTGTGGTGGTGCTTGATGTGAAGATCTATGGCCAGTGGTTCACAAAGGGGAAGAGGTTTCTGTCGGCGGTCGCGAACCCAACAAGCCAATTGTCTGTGATTGGAAACTTGGTAGGGGCTCGGGTGGCTGCGGAGATGGGTTGGAAAGAGAGTGCAATTTGCTTGTTTTCTCTTGGGATTTCGCATTACTTGGTGCTTTTTGTGACTCTGTATCAGAGGTTGCCAGGGAATGATAATAGCCTCCCTCCTCTGCTGCGTCCTgtgttcttcttgttctttgcGGCGCCAAGCGTAGCCAGCTTGGCTTGGCGCTCCATTAGTGACGAGTTCGATACCGCTTCGAAGATGCTGTTCTTTCTCTCCTTCTTCCTTTTCATGTCTCTGGTAATTTTCTTTTCCCTCATAATCAGTTTTGAAACTCAAAAACTCCTCACATAATTTTCTtcttataattaattttggccGTAGAATTAATTGTTGAAGAAAGTAAGAGAATGCAATTTTGCCTAGAAGTCTAAGAGAAAGCTACCTAGAATGCACCTAATGTGATTTCCTAGTAGCCGGTGGATCCAAGTTCACCAAGAAAATATAATGGTAGTACACACAAAACATAAGAACTTCAAAATGATGTCAAATTGCTTGCATTTCATTCCACAGTGGGATCAAAGATCTTGTCTTAGATGTCTCAATTTATTGTTCCATGGATGAAATCTTGATTTGCCGATAATTTAAAAAGACATGAGTGGAGCCGTTACAAATTTGAATGGTAGTATTTGATTAACatgttaaaaatttattgataaACATGAAATGAAATTGAGATAGCATATGAGATTTTGAGTACAAAATATTCCAATGGTGCACTGTCGTTCTTGAGTTGTTTTGTTCATCATTTGGAAGTATGTAAGTTGAAGTCCACTAGCTAGTAAAGTGGTCCACTATTTAATAAGTTGACTATGACCCTTGTTTCAATATAGTAGATAACTTTTACAATTTCACGTCACTTTGTTTATCTGAAAATGATAATCTTACAAGTTCTATTTGGTGGTCCCTTCTGGTGTTCATGCCAACTCAGAACTCTTGTATGTGTGGTCACGAACTTAGCCATTTATAGTTCACTGTACTTGGACTATATAGTGATAGATAGCTAAAATTGTTCAACTTttccttttgaaaaaaaaaagtttataagTGCTTACTTTCTTTTGTATTTTGGGACAATCAGGTTTCAAGGCCTCTGCTATTTAAGAAGTCCATGAAGAAATTCAATGTGGCATGGTGGGCTTATTCTTTTCCTCTGACGGCTTTGGCGCTTGCTTCAGCAGAATATGCACATCAAGTTAAGGGACTCACTGCTCATGCTGTTATGTTGGTCTTATCATTGATCTCAGTTTTGGTGTCTGTGGTTTTAATGATTGTCACTGCTCTCAACACTAGCATACCCTTACCAGCTAACAACCTTGACTCAGATCAGAAAAGCAATTGCACAGCAACGTGATTAATATTAGTGTGTGTTTAGATACCAGCTTCACGTGAATGAACTTTCAttgtaatttataaaaatagttTCATTCACTTTTTAGTTTTGAAGTAAAGTAACTGAACGTACTCTTAGTTATTAACCTGAAAGATCAGCCTTTGTAATTgtaaatcaaatataaaatgtCTTCATAATTTTAATGTATTCACCCTTGCTTTTACTTTTTATGAATTTGAGTTACGTGTATTTACGACAATCCTGCATTTATGCAGTCACAGTCTAAACTGGTTAATTAAGATCAGTCAGCTCATATATTTTATTAAGATCGGACGATAAATTAGGCTTAAAATTTAAGTTGTATGATCTTAATCAAACAACTCAAAATTTATTCGATCTGCGAATTTAAAAATTCCTTGATGAGGGCagaaaattcaaattcatctttcTAGTTGGAGATGAAATTTGGGTGTGTATGATCTATTCTGCAATGTCCTTAAGTTTAATTATGTACCACACCAAGAAATTTTGGGTTACTAGTGTAATAAAACCATATATATACACAGGAACCACACCTTCTCAGTTCAAAATATTGGTCAATAAAAAGATGCTGTTTAACATGATCACTCTTAACTAGAACCAAAGGTCATATCATTTCACCTTTGTATTATTTTAGCTTATAATCGCATATTTGGATATCTTTATGTGTCTCTATGCCTTGTATTTTTGCGACACTATGCTATGGAAAAGTATAGCAACAGTGGGACTCAATAGAAGAAATTCTGTGTCTTTTGTCTTATAGGGAAGCGAGAGGTTCTAACTTGCTTCCTCTCATCTTCGGTTGGAATGCCAGCTAGAACTGAGTCATTGCCCAAGGAGTGCCACTAATATTGATTGATGCAACTGTATTTGGTACAGATGAACAATATATTGAAGAATCCAACACTTTTTGTTGCCAAAAGTATGAACCCAAAAGTCCAGAATAGCCAACAGAAGATCGCTTAACAAGATTttcatcaaaaataaaaaaataaaaaaatccgaCGGCTAACCGTCAATACATGTTCACACATTTTAGCGGCACACCAGTGTTAGTATACACTTTGGAAAAAATTGACATATTCGACGTACACTAAAATGTCTTGATCCATTCCAAATTACATAGTAACGCAATGTGGGAGGTGCTGCACCCGCATGATACTTGCCAGCTCCGAGATGACTCTCAAACAATGACCAAAAGATTGAAGTTGATACAAATTTTCAGCTCAAAACTCCTTctcaaaattaaatttgttaGTGGTTATGCAACTTTCATCATAAgatggaaaataaaatttagatGAATGGGCATCACAAGGTTGCGACGAAGAGTATGATAGATTAAATGTGAAGTTCTTTTCACCAAATTAACACTTTCATTCATAACAAAATGAGTCACTCCCATCCAAGCCAACGAATTTACCGACAGCCTAGAGTAGCAAAAAATTATCAGCAAGAAAAATTGCCAGTAAATTAGACGGACAACACCATATGTCAGTTGTCATAGTTCGCACCGTCAATAAATTGCTGACAACTTTGTGCAAAAATATTGGTAATAGTTGTGTGAGTTTGTTTCATtgcagtttttgaaaacaatatttaaaaattattttagaaactgtttgtttttcaagaaaaaattgtttgaattagatgttttccaacatttatAAAATTGCAATTTGgtcatcatatttttttttggtaatggTCATCAtattgaaacttgaaactaAACTTGTGTCCATATATATCGTCATTTTATGtgtaagtttttgtttttacaaggtaataatttatcaaatagtgaaattaatttgaaaattcgtttcaaaaaaaattaatttcaaatattgatattaaagttttttataattaacttgacgtacatcggaaagataaattacactctCCAGAGATTGATCCTTGGATCTTCCCCTCCCCTGCTCGTATATCtaaaatttgaaggaaaaaaattgATCATGAATATAATAAACGACACTTAATAGCCTAGATTACaaagttaaaataatttttaaatatgaaaataaaaaggagatatagattatagagtttcaaaaataaatatagatattcaaatatgataaaaatacatatataaaatagaagggttttttttgtcaatataaAATAGAAGGGTTGGGCTTTGCTCTGTGCCAGGGTAGGAAATCCCACCTTAaatctcttgtttttttttttattcatttctcCATGTCAAGCATCATTAATGgtttcgacaaaaaaaaaaacagaaagagGATCTTTAATGGGAAATGGTATCAAGCATCTCATCTTGGTCTTCCATTATACAATCCAGAgaagttcaatttgttttttggTCAATGTCGTTCAAATCAAAAACATAATTTTCTTCATATATGGGCCAAAAACATGAGTCAGAAACACCAACCTTTCATTGGATCAAACAAAAGCCCAATAAGAATTGACCAAAAAAACCCAGTAAGGGAAAAGGTAAAGGACACAATGACCACGATGACCAGATGTCAAGCTCATGTCACAGGTTTAGGTGGTATTCTTTCCACACATATCTTTCTTCCTGTGTTCACactcaaaactcaaaaggcTTTTATTTGGAAATGCATCAGCAAAAAACGTGGGTAAAAGAATTTTGAAACATGCTAAGAGTAGTTTATGCAATTGAATTTCGATTCTAGCTGAAATTGAAGCTCATGACTTCCTAGTAACTATGCATATGAAACAGTTAAAACTAGAATTCTCATTTTAATATTTACATGATTTGTGTAAATGGAGTTATAGATGATTTGTGTAAATGGAATTGTAGATGGTTTACAGAAGCTCAAGCTGGCAATAAATTGGTAGGGTGTCTGGTTTTTTTGtgagaattccaaaactatgatttgggTAAAAAATTATTAGCTAGAAGGTTTTTGGCAAAACTAATGccaaattatatttaaaagtGTGAATTTGACACATTGGTTGGAATTGATTGGGTAAATGTGGTGTCACATTTAATTTGTGATTTGGTACTACCAAACGTAATATTTGCTGCATATTCGCTTTGCTTTAAAAGCTGGGACCAGTTTGCTATTCAGATTTGTTGCAGAAGAGTGGAATTTCATGAATTGATAATTTACCTTCTAACCAACTTGGAGGTTTGGGAATTTTATTTCTAAACCTACCAATACAATAGACAGATAAATAGAGCCCTCAAAAAAGGAATGAAGACAAAGCAAAGCTACCAACAGAGGACATTGAGTGACATTGTTCTTAAACGTGGCCACTTTTGTTTCCTATGCTTCATGTCCAATGCAATCAACTAAAGCAAATAATAGGACAGAAGTTGAAGGGTTAAATTGAGGTAACCAATTAGAACCAACCCTATCCACCTAGCTTTTGTTCTCTTTGAATTTACTTTCTTTCACTAAAGTAAGAAAAACTGATTTTTTGAAGGTCCCAAATCACAACACACCCAATAGGTTGGATCAAAGAGTCTCATCAATTTTTCTAGCCATTTTCCCAAGTTTTTGAATGCCTTCATctcaatttataagaaaaatattgttagctttttttatctttaaatgCGTGGTAATGTCAATTTGCCCTGGTGTTGACAGGAGACTCATATTTGTTTATGCACATCAAGTACCAGACTTTTTAACTAAAACATTAATTTTCTGCCATATGCAGAGGGAGAATTAGCACTTTGAAAAAATTGAGTAACTTCATTATAAAAAATTCAATGTGAATGGGAGTGGCATCAAAGCAACAGTGCCTCTCTCAAAATTGAGATTACTAATTACAAGACTAGCATCCCTAAATTTGTGATCCTGACAAAAATGTTCACTAATTCTACTTCTCACATTGCTTTTTACCAACCCATCACTACTATTGAACCTCTATCTGACCCACAATTTCCAAGAGCATTTACTGTCTCATTTCCTCTGGCATTGATCCAAttctcatcatcaccatcatcatcatgccATGCCCAACATTGTTCCCCTGAACATGCAGCTAACATTCTGACCCTGTCAGCAGGAGAAGAATTCTCAACACTAGTTGTGTGGACCAAACTTCCAAAACCTTCTGATTCTTCCATAGACCTCCAAAAGCCTTGTTCAAGAATACTTGTTGGGGAAATTGAATTGGATTTCAAAACTTGCTTAGAATTGAAACATAACTCCACAAGAAATGGATGCTCCATAAGTTGACTAGCCTTCCACCTCTCTTGTGGATTCCTCATAAAACACTTCCCTAGGAAATCCTTTGCTTTCTCAGATAGAAAACATGGAATCTCAGGAACCTCATCAGAAAATGCAATATGGTAAAGAACTGAAACTGGGTCTGCCACATTAGGCCATGGTGCAGAACCAGTAGCCATTTCAATCACAGTGCACCCAAGTGACCAAATATCACTAGCATACCCCTGTTCATCCCCACGCGCCACCTCTGGCGCCATGAACGCCGGCGTGCCGCAATTAGGCTCTGCTGTTTCCATAACACTCTTGGCACATCCAAAGTCTCCAACTTTGGCTCCATCTTCACCAATCAAGATGTTGGCACCCTTGATGTCACAATGCACCAACCCATTTGAATGCAAATGCTCCAGCCCCTTCAGAACTTGCCGTGTGTAGCACGCGATCGCCGCCTCCTCGAGCCGGCCACCACCGCAAGTAGCCTGAGCAACTGTGCCAAAGGGCATGTACTCCATGAAGAGATTGTACATGGTCTTGTTGTTCTCCATGGTAATGTCACACCCTTTGTAGGTAACCACATAAGGGCAGCATAGGGAAGATAGAATTCTCTGCTCTCTTTTCAAAGGCTCTGAATTCGATAGCTCTGAGGACTTCACGGCGAAGATGCTGCCGTTGCAGGTGGCGAGGGAGACGGTGGCAGTTGAGCCATGGCCTATGGTGTGACCTCTGTTCCACACCATGTTTGAACACAACACAAGAACTAAAAACTCTGTTTCTGAGGGCAGAGTCTGACTCTGTTATTTGACCTTTTATACTTGTACTCCTAATTCAGTAGTTGAATGGAGACACTTTGAGTTTGAGGCTTTGAATGATGGTTTATGGAAAGGGTCTATTTATTGGTTGGCTACTGGTTGGCTCTAGAAACAAATGTATGGTTCATGTGGTATTTGTCTGATTTCCCTAAAATAATGTCTCACatttaaattttagaaataGAAAAACACTAAATGAGAAAATTTACTATGCTATAATATGAACATTTCTAACTCGAACAAAATTGTGTCACATGCATGTTACTTGTAATGGGAAAACAAATTGGCCATGGTTCTCCAAAGAGTTGGCAATACATTAAAGTGGAACCTATGATGTGTCCAAATTTGGGTGGCTAAGGTTGTTCGTCGGCAATAGCTTAGTTGTTAACACATGGGGGTGGTTTTTATTATGATTCAAGTTTAAGTGTGTGTCAAGTGCAATCAAAGTTGGATTTATCTTTGGATTGGTGCAAATGAAAAGTGAGGATTTAGATGAGGAGGTAGATGAGAGGGGAATCAAGGGTAGATAAATCCCTTGTTTTTGTATCATAGTCAGCTaaactttgaaaataaaatgtgCATATGGCAAGATGAATTGGGTGTTGAAGTGTTGAACCACCCAACGGTTGAACTTTGGTATCAATTTTGTTAAGTTGGTATATGGTAGAGGGTTGAATTtttaggtgcccactagggtgggcaactttctttttggtccaccggtggaccatgaTCTATCACCATTAGATTTTAGCATCTAGGAATATTCTTTAATTGGATGCTCAGGATTTAATAAAAAGacaaaagggtaaaaatgtaaGTGTAACACTTCTTCCCACCCTTTCCCCTCCTTGCTGAAGCCGAATCACGTCCTGAGccactactttttttttaatgaggTTAACCACTTCCATGAATTACCACGTTCGTCATAATTTTTTGAAGAAACTAGCAAATCACCACTTCCAGAATCAAGAAACTGTTACAAgatccttaatttttttttttaaagttcaaTATATATTGATGAATGAAAAGGTCAGAGACCTGTACAATAGGAACCAACAGACAGCACATGAGAAAACAAGATGAAGATTCTAAAAAACAAACAATAGGAACAGGCTCCTAAAGATACAATACGAGTACTAACAGTGGCTTTCATAGCCTACAAAGCAAGGAAATAGCCAATAAAAATTAAGGGGAAGAGCCACAAAATGGCTAACATAAAGGATCCTTAATTTTGTCCTCCAAATCCCTAACTAAAACCACCacagccttcatcttctccgtCGCTTCTCTCTCACAAGAAATTGGTCCATGCCACAAAAACCACAAAAAGCTCCAACCTAGACTCAAATCCATCTCCATCGCACCCTTCTTTGCGTAACCAAGCCCCAGACTCACTAAGACTGAAACACAGacgatggagaagatgaagaagcgaGCCAGATACACTACCACTCACACCCAGATTTCTCCACCACTGCTCCTCGCCGTTGAGAGCCGGATCGGAGCCGTACAACCACTGTCGGACCAGATCTGGCACTCTCCCCTTCGATTCACACCAGATCTGCAACTCTTCACTTCGACCCACTCCTCTGCAACGTTAAGCTTTGGTTAGGGGAAATAAGgagaaataaaaattaaaaaacaaaaagagagaAGGAAAAGGAGAAATTCACCTTGACGTTTTCTTCTTGGTAGTGCTACTGCTGCTGATGGTGCCTGTGCTGCTGGAGATGGTTGAAGTGAGAGGAGGGGAGAGTGGgagggagaagaaggagaaggggaAAAGTCTAAAATATCCCGAATGCAAAGTCTGAAATGCccctggtccaccggtggaccaaaaagaaagttccccaccctagtgggcaccgaaTTGTTAGTTGTAGTGTGAACATATAACTTTGATAAATTACAAGTATAGGATGAAGAAAAGTATGAGTCAACTGGGACAGGTGTTTTA
This portion of the Lotus japonicus ecotype B-129 chromosome 3, LjGifu_v1.2 genome encodes:
- the LOC130747046 gene encoding S-type anion channel SLAH4-like; translated protein: MVEMSNSEKQPQTHIALPIVIDIPVTKTQSHNHNKSQIHVQSSSILSQIHAGYFRISLALSSQALLWKVLIEPIEDAHALRKIFSFIPSTAFTFLWYLALFTLVTLSFLYVLRCVFHFDMVKDEFLSHVGVNYLFAPWISCLLLLESSPFVPSNSLSHRVLWCVFVTPVVVLDVKIYGQWFTKGKRFLSAVANPTSQLSVIGNLVGARVAAEMGWKESAICLFSLGISHYLVLFVTLYQRLPGNDNSLPPLLRPVFFLFFAAPSVASLAWRSISDEFDTASKMLFFLSFFLFMSLVSRPLLFKKSMKKFNVAWWAYSFPLTALALASAEYAHQVKGLTAHAVMLVLSLISVLVSVVLMIVTALNTSIPLPANNLDSDQKSNCTAT